From a single Pseudophryne corroboree isolate aPseCor3 chromosome 6, aPseCor3.hap2, whole genome shotgun sequence genomic region:
- the ETV6 gene encoding transcription factor ETV6 isoform X2, producing MNGKALLLLTKEDFRYRCPHSGDVLYEVLQHILRHRKPRPAHSSVYHTGNSFHSQPEVMLPHNHHDDHLQHRPPRPPSDVHPQNTPTIELRHRTLSPLSSNHHPSPDPESRPLRSPLDSNLRRPSPAERLHRLQSETNHHTQDPYPLSVSPADANHCSAESLPKSSSPRQENPRVIQLMPSPIMHPLLLNPRHPVEFKQPRLGADDGQQREGKPMNLSHREELAYMNHVMVSISPPEEQVMPMGRIADCRLLWDYVYQLLSDIRYENFIRWEDKESMVFRIMDPNGLARLWGNHKNRTNMTYEKMSRALRHYYKLNIIRKEPGQRLLFRFMKTPDEIMSGRTDRLEHLESQELDEQLYQEDEC from the exons ATGAATGGCAAAGCCTTGCTGCTGCTTACCAAGGAAGACTTCCGGTACCGCTGCCCGCACTCAG GTGATGTTTTGTACGAGGTTCTGCAGCACATCCTGCGACACCGGAAGCCCCGCCCGGCGCACTCATCTGTATATCACACTGGAAACTCTTTCCACAGCCAGCCCGAGGTTATGCTGCCCCACAACCATCATGACG ATCACCTCCAACACAGACCCCCGAGACCGCCCTCCGATGTCCACCCGCAGAATACCCCCACTATAGAGCTGCGGCATCGAACCCTCTCCCCCCTTTCTTCTAACCACCACCCCTCCCCAGACCCTGAGAGCCGCCCACTGCGCTCACCGCTGGACAGCAACCTCCGTCGCCCCTCCCCCGCTGAGCGCCTCCACCGCTTGCAAAGTGAAACCAACCACCACACCCAGGACCCTTACCCCTTATCCGTGTCCCCTGCTGATGCCAACCACTGCTCTGCCGAATCACTCCCCAAATCCAGCAGCCCGCGCCAAGAGAACCCGCGGGTCATCCAGCTTATGCCCAGCCCTATCATGCACCCGCTACTTCTCAATCCGCGCCACCCTGTGGAATTTAAGCAGCCGCGGCTGGGAGCAGATGACGGGCAGCAGCGAGAGGGCAAACCCATGAACTTATCTCACAGAGAGGAGCTGGCGTACATGAATCACGTCATGGTCTCTATCTCACCACCCGAGGAGCAGGTCATGCCCATGGGAAGAATAGCCG ATTGCCGCCTGCTCTGGGATTATGTATACCAGCTCCTGTCTGACATCAGATACGAAAACTTTATCCGCTGGGAAGATAAGGAGTCAATGGTTTTCCGAATCATGGACCCCAATGGTTTGGCGCGCCTCTGGGGGAACCACAAG AACAGGACAAACATGACGTATGAGAAGATGTCGCGGGCGCTCCGCCATTACTACAAACTGAACATAATCCGCAAGGAACCCGGCCAGCGGCTGCTCTTCAG GTTCATGAAGACCCCGGACGAGATAATGAGCGGCAGGACGGATCGGCTGGAACATctggaatcacaggagctggacgaGCAATTGTATCAGGAGGATGAATGCTGA